A genomic window from Vigna radiata var. radiata cultivar VC1973A chromosome 2, Vradiata_ver6, whole genome shotgun sequence includes:
- the LOC106778970 gene encoding AT-hook motif nuclear-localized protein 7-like, translated as MEQPLSDTDQFLTLGATSDESQSPKEPASHVSAADNNNNAVSAVNVATGSGSDTELVVALANSDAVGSGLVEKRRRGRPRKSEAVGITASPLMAVVPPPPSGFSDQTKRGRGRPRGSGKLQVIASIGGFMAETAGRSFIPHVLTVQIGENLVETIMSFFEKGPLSVCILSATGAISNVTIREHAGSNHITRFEGTFEILSLSGACTFVGGINGPVRTSGYLSISMAKSDGNVLGGILESALVAACPIQLIMATFKQNMSSQLKRKQLLEFSNGPLILESPNSEIGKMKVPKLTEGEKSCSSPATELVPTTVPNCVADNVFSATPNGVADSATNVHSACVIGVDMDNQAPQSASDDSDQKTSAELNANVIEF; from the exons ATGGAACAACCTCTTTCAGACACTGATCAGTTTTTGACTCTGGGCGCCACATCGGACGAGTCACAGAGTCCTAAGGAACCAGCGTCGCATGTCAGCGCCGCCGACAATAACAACAATGCTGTTAGCGCAGTTAACGTTGCAACTGGTTCTGGTTCTGATACGGAGCTGGTTGTGGCCTTAGCAAACTCCGATGCTGTAGGTTCGGGATTGGTGGAGAAGCGAAGAAGGGGGAGGCCTCGGAAGAGCGAGGCTGTCGGGATCACGGCGTCTCCTTTGATGGCGGTGGTGCCGCCGCCGCCGTCAGGATTTTCCGATCAGACCAAGAGAGGAAGGGGACGCCCTCGTGGCTCTGGGAAACTGCAAGTTATAGCTTCCATCG GTGGGTTTATGGCAGAAACAGCAGGGCGAAGCTTCATACCTCATGTTCTGACTGTGCAAATTGGAGAG AATTTGGTTGAAACGATAATGTCATTTTTTGAGAAAGGCCCGCTGTCGGTTTGCATACTTTCTGCTACTGGTGCTATTTCGAATGTGACCATTCGTGAACATGCTGGTTCCAATCATATTACGAGATTTGAG GGTACCTTTGAGATACTGTCATTATCAGGAGCTTGTACCTTCGTTGGTGGTATTAATGGTCCAGTTCGTACAAGTGGATATTTGAGCATTTCAATGGCTAAATCTGATGGAAATGTTTTGGGGGGAATTCTTGAGAGTGCATTGGTAGCAGCTTGCCCTATTCAG CTTATTATGGCCACTTTCAAGCAAAACATGAGCAGTCAATTGAAGAGGAAACAATTGTTAGAATTTTCTAATGGCCCCCTTATACTGGAAAGTCCAAATTCAGAAATTGGTAAAATGAAAGTTCCAAAGTTGACAGAAGGAGAGAAAAGTTGTTCTTCACCAGCAACAGAACTTGTTCCAACAACAGTACCTAATTGTGTAGCAGATAATGTGTTTTCTGCTACACCAAATGGAGTAGCAGATAGTGCTACTAATGTGCACTCTGCATGTGTTATTGGTGTTGATATGGACAACCAGGCACCGCAGTCTGCATCAGATGATTCAGATCAGAAGACTTCTGCAGAATTGAATGCAAATGTTATAGAGTTCTGA
- the LOC106779742 gene encoding uncharacterized protein LOC106779742, which produces MTDAKPVTTPMSPSCDLSTDSDASTSNVSEYCQIVGSLQYLSLTRPNVSFSVNKLSQYMVVPTKTHMQVAERILQHLKGIIDHGDIVDRRSMAAYIIYYGSNAISWSCKKQPSVAKSSIKAEYHTIGIT; this is translated from the exons ATGACTGATGCCAAACCTGTTACAACACCCATGAGTCCTTCATGTGATCTCTCTACTGACTCTGATGCTTCCACTTCCAACGTTTCCGAGTATTGCCAGATTGTTGGGTCCTTACAGTATTTGTCATTGACACGTCCCAATGTTTCCTTCAGTGTTAACAAGCTCTCTCAATATATGGTTGTTCCAACTAAAACTCATATGCAAGTTGCCGAAAGAATTCTTCAGCACCTCAAAGGCATTATTGACCATG GTGATATTGTTGATCGTCGTTCCATGGCTGCCTACATCATTTATTACGGCTCCAATGCCATCTCCTGGTCATGTAAGAAGCAACCTTCAGTTGCCAAATCCTCCATTAAGGCCGAATATCACACCATTGGTATTACATAG
- the LOC106779750 gene encoding GABA transporter 1-like encodes MGTLFPDEKPENPNGVHQLHHQHDDVDAGALFVLKSKGFLSFSLSLLCCTVLKGLILPNLSSWLHCGYHLTTSIVAPTLLSLPYAFTFLGWTAGISCLVIGALVTFYSYNLISRVLEHHAQNGKRQLRFRDMARDILGPSWGRYFVGPIQFTVCFGCVVACILLGGQCMKAIYLLSNPKGSMKLYEFVIIFGCFIPSKRTFIFWLNLTIAVAFSALGAIAAIAAVRQIVIDAKDYRLFANV; translated from the exons ATGGGAACTCTGTTTCCTGATGAAAAACCTGAGAACCCAAACGGTGTTCATCAACTTCACCACCAacatgatgatgttgatgcagGAGCTCTTTTTGTCCTCAAATCCAaag GATTCTTATCCTTCTCTCTTTCCCTTTTGTGCTGCACGGTTTTAAAAGGGTTGATCCTTCCAAACCTCA GTTCTTGGTTGCATTGTGGATACCATTTGACCACATCGATAGTGGCACCAACTCTTCTAAGTCTTCCTTATGCATTCACCTTCCTTGGATGGACGGCTGGGATCTCATGCTTGGTGATCGGAGCATTGGTGACTTTCTATTCATATAATTTGATATCTAGGGTTCTTGAACACCACGCCCAAAATGGTAAACGTCAACTACGTTTTAGAGACATGGCACGTGATATTTTAG GTCCAAGCTGGGGTCGTTATTTTGTTGGCCCAATTCAGTTTACAGTTTGTTTTGGTTGTGTAGTTGCTTGCATTCTATTAGGAGGGCAATGCATGAAG GCAATTTACTTGCTATCAAATCCAAAGGGGAGCATGAAGCTTTACGAGTTTGTAATCATATTTGGATGCTTTAT ACCATCTAAGAGAACCTTTATTTTCTGGTTGAATCTAACTATTGCCGTCGCTTTCTCTGCTTTGGGAGCGATAGCAGCAATTGCAGCAGTTAGACAGATTGTTATTGATGCAAAAGATTATCGATTATTTGCTAATGTATGA
- the LOC106776402 gene encoding GABA transporter 1 codes for MGTLFPDEESENRNGDHQLLHQHEDVDAGALFVLKSKGSWLHCGYHLSTSIVAPPLLSLPYAFTFLGWTAGISCLVIGALVTFYSYNLISRVLEHHAQNGNRQLRFRDMARDILGPSWGRYFVGPIQFAVCFGAVVACTLLGGQCMKAIYLLSNPKGSMKLYEFVIIFGCFMLILAQIPSFHSLRHINLLSLILCLAYSAAATAASIYIGESSKGPEKDYSIKGDTENRLFGVFNAIAIIATTYGNGIIPEIQATLAPPVKGKMFKGLCVXYFVLIVTFFSVSVSGYWAFGNESEGLVLSNFVDNGKPLVPTWFIYMINIFTITQLSAVGVVYLQPTNEVLEQAFGDPKSPEFSKRNVIPRVISRSLAITISTIIAAMLPFFGDINSLIGAFGFIPLDFXLPVIFYNFTFRPSKRTFIFWLNLTIAVAFSALGAIAAIAAVRQIVLDAKDYRLFANV; via the exons GTTCTTGGTTGCATTGTGGATACCATTTGAGCACATCGATTGTGGCACCACCTCTTCTAAGTCTTCCGTATGCATTCACCTTCCTTGGATGGACGGCTGGGATCTCATGCTTGGTGATCGGAGCGTTGGTGACTTTctattcatataatttaatatctagGGTTCTTGAACACCACGCCCAAAATGGTAACCGTCAACTACGATTTAGAGACATGGCTCGTGATATTTTAG GTCCAAGCTGGGGTCGTTATTTTGTTGGCCCAATTCAGTTCGCAGTTTGTTTTGGTGCTGTAGTGGCTTGCACTCTGTTAGGAGGCCAATGCATGAAG GCAATTTACTTGCTATCAAATCCAAAGGGGAGCATGAAGCTTTACGAGTTTGTAATCATATTTGGATGCTTTATGCTAATTTTGGCTCAAATCCCATCTTTCCATTCACTCAGACACATTAATCTGCTGTCACTCATTCTCTGTTTGGCCTATAGTGCTGCTGCTACGGCTGCTTCCATTTACATTG GAGAGTCATCCAAAGGACCAGAAAAGGACTACTCTATAAAAGGTGACACTGAAAATCGCTTATTTGGAGTCTTCAATGCAATTGCCATCATTGCCACAACCTATGGAAATGGAATAATCCCAGAAATTCAG GCAACACTAGCACCACCAGTGAAAGGGAAAATGTTCAAGGGACTATGTGTCTGNTATTTTGTACTCATAGTCACTTTCTTTAGTGTATCTGTTTCTGGTTATTGGGCATTTGGCAACGAATCTGAAGGCCTCGTATTAAGCAATTTTGTGGACAATGGGAAGCCTTTGGTGCCCACATGGTTCATTTACATGATCAACATTTTTACTATAACACAACTATCAGCAGTTGGTGTG GTTTATTTGCAACCAACAAATGAAGTGCTGGAGCAAGCATTTGGAGATCCAAAAAGCCCTGAGTTCTCGAAACGCAATGTAATACCGAGAGTGATTTCTCGATCACTGGCTATTACTATTTCAACCATTATAGCAGCCATGCTTCCTTTTTTTGGGGATATAAACTCTCTTATTGGAGCTTTTGGCTTTATCCCTCTTGATTTCNTCTTGCCAGTCATTTTCTACAACTTCACATTTAGACCATCTAAGAGAACCTTTATTTTCTGGTTGAATCTAACTATTGCCGTCGCTTTCTCTGCTTTGGGAGCTATAGCAGCAATTGCAGCAGTTAGACAGATTGTTCTTGATGCCAAAGATTATCGATTATTTGCTAATGTATGA